From one Triticum aestivum cultivar Chinese Spring chromosome 4B, IWGSC CS RefSeq v2.1, whole genome shotgun sequence genomic stretch:
- the LOC123094328 gene encoding uncharacterized protein, with product MPMPTQTSMDAARTVVVTAYQELPRRRSGSHGASSSRTRSASGGYNNRRAMLLAYAQHLRRRGGQRSSCSGPPRVLEWGEWKRADDPGAGAGNDDKVVAGRRRGCCARLRLWARIWIRTFFRRVRRIRENASCRKAD from the exons ATGCCGATGCCGACGCAGACGTCCATGGATGCCGCCAGGACGGTCGTGGTGACCGCCTACCAGGAGCTGCCGCGCCGCCGTTCCGGCAGCCACGGCGCGTCCTCGTCCAGGACGCGCTCGGCCTCGGGGGGCTACAACAACCGCCGGGCGATGCTGCTCGCGTACGCGCAGCAcctgcggcggcgcggcgggcagAGGTCGTCGTGTTCGGGGCCGCCGCGCGTGCTGGAGTGGGGCGAGTGGAAGCGGGCGGACGatcccggcgccggcgccggcaacGACGACAAG GTGGTGGCGGGGCGGAGGAGGGGTTGCTGCGCCAGGCTCCGGCTGTGGGCACGGATTTGGATCAGGACGTTTTTCCGGCGCGTCAGGAGGATCAGGGAGAACGCCTCGTGCAGGAAAGCGGACTGA